In one Pseudoliparis swirei isolate HS2019 ecotype Mariana Trench chromosome 23, NWPU_hadal_v1, whole genome shotgun sequence genomic region, the following are encoded:
- the LOC130188610 gene encoding growth hormone secretagogue receptor type 1-like gives MDLMEWGDMGSGCEDENCGHASGFPEDCLDQECHLEEPVFGLIELVCVTVLYVPLMLFGFLGNTLTILVVWLRPQMRSSTYLYLSSMAVSDLLILLLLPLDLYKLWRPIPWPLGDLACRLTVFISECCTFSTILHITFLSLERYLAVCWPITAKTVLTRRRTRALIGCLWLVAAVSAAPVLLMVGVEDVGGEELGLGGWREDGGWTRKEGEQGGFMLGAGERGSGHSGGFEETEWGDKQKMGWGERVGELKRFGEKVESKAGTEEREEGDLGVEGGRQNKMKEDEGGGREEGDIDNRECRFTRYAISSGLLSAMMVVSNLYFLVPLCILGLVYSLIGRTLCLRPQSSRRDQSHHHTVKMLGVIVLAFVLCWLPFHVGRTIFFFSMGTISEGQISQYFNLVSSVLFYLSAAVNPLLYNLMSDKYRHAVRSLVHTHSRRLRTLMARHSTTTL, from the exons ATGGATCTTATGGAGTGGGGAGACATGGGCAGTGGCTGCGAAGATGAAAACTGTGGCCACGCATCTGGCTTCCCTGAGGACTGCTTGGATCAAGAGTGCCACTTGGAGGAGCCGGTGTTCGGATTGATCGAGTTAG tgtgtgtgactgtcctTTACGTTCCACTGATGCTCTTCGGCTTTCTGGGAAACACACTGACCATTCTGGTGGTTTGGCTCCGCCCTCAAATGAGAAGCTCGACCTACCTCTACCTGAGCAGCATGGCTGTCAGTGATCTGTTGATACTCCTACTGCTGCCTCTGGATCTGTataag CTCTGGAGGCCCATCCCGTGGCCTTTGGGAGACCTCGCCTGCAGGCTGACGGTGTTCATCTCTGAGTGCTGCACCTTCAGCACCATCCTCCACATCACCTTCCTCTCCCTGGAGAGGTACCTGGCGGTCTGCTGGCCAATCACGGCCAAGACCGTGCTGACGCGGCGCAGAACCAGGGCTCTCATCGGTTGCCTCTGGCTGGTCGCGGCCGTTAGCGCCGCGCCGGTGTTGCTCATGGTTGGAGTGGAGGACGTCGGGGGGGAGGAGCTCGGCCTCGGCGGATGGAGGGAAGATGGAGGGTGGACGAGAAAGGAAGGAGAACAGGGAGGGTTTATGCTTGGTGCGGGGGAAAGAGGAAGTGGACACAGTGGAGGATTCGAGGAAACGGAGTGGGGAGACAAACAGAAAATGGGATGGGGTGAAAGGGTCGGGGAGTTAAAAAGGTTCGGAGAGAAAGTGGAGAGCAAAGCGGGAACGGAAGAAAGAG aagaaggagatttAGGAGTTGAGGGAGGGCGGCAAAACAAGATGAAAGAGGATGAGGGCGGAGGGCGGGAAGAGGGCGACATCGACAACCGAGAGTGCCGCTTCACGCGCTACGCCATCTCCTCCGGCCTGCTGTCGGCCATGATGGTTGTCTCCAACTTGTACTTCCTGGTGCCCCTGTGCATTCTGGGACTGGTCTACAGCCTGATCGGACGGACGCTGTGTCTCCGTCCACAAAGCAGCCGCAGAGACCAGAGTCACCACCACACGGTCAAAATGCTGG GAGTGATCGTCTTGGCGTTTGTCCTGTGCTGGCTGCCCTTCCACGTGGGTCgcaccatcttctttttttccatggGCACCATTTCCGAGGGACAGA TATCTCAGTATTTCAACCTGGTGTCCTCCGTCCTCTTTTACCTCAGCGCCGCCGTCAACCCGCTGCTGTACAACCTGATGTCCGACAAGTATCGGCACGCCGTGCGCAGCCTCGTGCACACGCATTCCCGCCGCCTGCGCACGCTAATGGCACGCCACTCCACGACCACTTTGTGA
- the eci1 gene encoding enoyl-CoA delta isomerase 1, mitochondrial, whose translation MALRAALRNKSVLSGLLSQRSSCSSHGRECATPVLAAQRRNNSTGPKIAVEFDQSTGVAVMRLQSPPVNSLSLDFLTELCISVEKLEMDKSCRGLILTSSQPKVFSAGLDIMEIYGKSPERCGEFWRAVQEMWLKLYGSSMVTIAAINGSSPAGGCLMSMTCDYRIMADNPRYSIGLNETQLGIVAPFWFKDTMTNTVGHRTTEVALQLGLLYNPSEALKIGLVDQVVPEDQVLATATQTMTKWLAIPDHARAHTKSMMRKPTIDKLTSNREADIQHFVNFITKDSIQKSLGMYMAMLKKRRG comes from the exons ATGGCCTTGAGAGCTGCGTTGAGGAACAAGAGCGTCCTGTCAG GTCTTCTTTCCCAGAGATCCTCCTGCAGCAGTCATGGCAGAGAATGTGCAACTCCTGTCCTCGCCGCTCAGCGGAGGAACAACTCCACTGGGCCTAAAATAGCCGTGGAGTTTGACCAAAGCACCG gTGTGGCTGTGATGCGTCTGCAGAGTCCACCGGTCAACAGCCTCAGTCTAGATTTCCTCACGGAGCTCTGCATCAGTGTGGAGAAGCTGGAGATGGATAAGAGCTGCCGAGGCCTCATCCTCACCTCG AGCCAGCCCAAGGTGTTCTCAGCCGGCCTGGACATCATGGAGATCTACGGGAAGAGTCCAGAGCGCTGTGGAGAGTTCTGGAGAGCCGTTCAGGAGATGTGGCTGAAACTCTACGGCTCCAGCATGGTCACCATAGCTGCAATCAAT GGCTCCAGTCCTGCAGGCGGCTGTCTCATGTCTATGACGTGTGACTACAGGATTATGGCAGACAACCCGCGTTACAGCATCGGCCTCAATGAGACGCAGCTGGGCATCGTGGCGCCTTTTTG GTTTAAGGACACCATGACGAACACAGTgggccacagaaccacagaggtgGCTCTGCAGCTGGGGCTGCTCTACAACCCGTCCGAGGCCCTGAAGATAGGactggtggaccaggtggtacCTGAAGACCAGGTCCTCGCCACAGCCACGCAGACCATGACCAAGTGGTTGGCTATTCCAG ACCACGCCAGAGCGCACACCAAGTCCATGATGAGGAAGCCAACCATCGACAAGCTGACGTCCAACCGAGAGGCCGACATCCAACACTTTGTTAACTTCATCACCAAAGACTCGATTCAGAAGTCGCTGGGCATGTACATGGCGATGCTTAAAAAGAGAAGGGGCTAG
- the LOC130189378 gene encoding deoxyribonuclease-1-like encodes MRWVCALAVLSVLLHLSASLLLGAFNIKSFGDKKASNATLMDIISTIVHRYDIILIQEVRDIDLSATNKLMEHVNKGSPQFRYSHIVSEPLGRSSYKERYLFLYREETVSVAKNYTYDDGYDPCGSDTFIREPFVVMFTSKQTAVRNFVLIPQHTSPDSAVKEADALYDVVTDVRARWNANDIVLLGDFNAGCNYVSGSDWQKIRLFTDKSFHWLITDEADTTVPHTNCPYDRIVVTDDMMKGVVPASAEIYNYMVDLDLSQSLALAVSDHYPVEVQLIGQAAAG; translated from the exons ATGCGTTGGGTGTGTGCGTTGGCCGTCTTGTCGGTCCTGCTGCACCTGTCTGCCTCCCTGCTGCTGGGAGCCTTCAACATCAAGTCATTTGGGGACAAGAAAGCCTCCAACGCGACTCTCATGGACATCATCAGCACG ATTGTCCATCGCTATGACATCATTCTGATCCAGGAGGTCAGAGACATCGATCTGTCGGCGACCAACAAACTCATGGAGCACGTCAACAA AGGTTCTCCTCAGTTCAGGTACAGCCACATCGTCAGCGAGCCTCTGGGCCGCAGCTCCTACAAGGAGAGATATCTCTTTCTctacag GGAGGAGACGGTGTCCGTGGCTAAAAACTACACCTACGACGACGGCTACGATCCGTGTGGGTCGGACACCTTCATCCGAGAGCCCTTCGTCGTCATGTTCACCTCCAAGCAAACCG CTGTGAGGAACTTTGTTCTGATCCCCCAGCACACCTCTCCAGACTCTGCCGTGAAGGAGGCCGATGCCCTCTACGACGTGGTGACCGATGTTAGAGCCCGCTGGAACGCCAAT gacATCGTGCTGCTGGGCGACTTCAACGCAGGCTGCAATTACGTATCGGGCTCCGACTGGCAGAAGATCCGACTCTTCACGGACAAAAGTTTCCATTGGCTGATTACTGACGAGGCCGACACGACGGTGCCACACACTAACTGCCCTTACGACAG GATTGTGGTCACAGATGACATGATGAAGGGAGTGGTGCCCGCCAGTGCTGAGATCTACAACTACATGGTGGACTTGGATCTCAGCCAAAGTCTG GCATTGGCTGTCAGCGACCATTACCCTGTGGAGGTGCAGCTGATTGGCCAGGCTGCTGCTGGCTGA